Below is a genomic region from Acidobacteriota bacterium.
AGGAGGCCGAAGATGGCGTTCCCGTCCCCGCCCGCCAGTCGCAGCGCCGCCCGCCAGGGGCAGCCCAGGAACACCAGGGCCCCTATCATGGCGAAGGCCCCCAGCACGAAACGGACGATGGGGGCCGAGCCGGCGCGCGCCCTGAACTCCTTGAACATGTAGGCCGCGATCAGCGACCCGAGGACGAAGCCGATGATTTCGGGGCGCAGGTACTGGACCACCGCCGCGCGGTGGAGCCCCAGGGCCCCCGCCATGTCCCGCTCGAAACAGGCCACGCAGATCCCCATGTTCGCGGGGTTCCCCCACTTCTGCAGGAGCGCGGCAAGGATGCCGATGACGGCCCCGACGAGGACGATGCCCCGGCGGGTCGCGAAAAACTGCACGAATCTACCCATGGATTCTTCTCCTTTCGGGACCGGGCCTAGATGCCCACCCCCATCTGGATGGTGAAGATCGTTTTGGAGGTTTCGGCGGAGCCGGCCTCGGGCAGCACCCGGTCCAGTTCGATGGTGAGCTTGGCGTCATGCCCCTTGAAGAGGAGGTTGACTCCCCCTCCCGCGTACTTCGTGTCGAACGCCCGGTTCCGGTAGACGGTTTCGTACCTGGCGTAGGGCTGCAGGCGGACCTTGTCGCTCCACTTGGGAAGGAGCCACCCCCCCTGCAGGTACCAGGTCTTCGCGTCCCCCAGCATCGGGGAGTTCTTGATCCCCGTGTAGGCCCACTCCGCCGTGACGGCCCCCGGGCCGACCGGGTGATCGAAGAAAGCGTCCACGGTCCAGGCGGAGTAGTCGGCGACCGGTCCTTCGGCCGTCCACTGGAGGTCCGCCTGCCGGTCGAAACCCGCGCCGATCGAGAGTACCTTCTTGGTCCCGAGGTAGTTCCCCTTGTTGAAGAACGACCCTTCCTTGTCCAGGGGATTGATGGAGACCCGCGCCGCGGTGCGCGGGCTCCTCCCGGCGTTGGGCGTCCCCTGCTGGCCGTCGAACACGCCGGCCCGGTACTGGACGACGCCCCCGGCCAGGTTCCCCCAGACCGTCACGCCGTCGTCCCTGCCGACATTGCAGGGGTACAACACCCCGGAGCGCACGCCCCCCTGCATGAAGGGCATTTCGAGCGTCAGCAGCGTGAACATGCTCTCCGTCCCGAACGACCGGGTGAAGGGAACGTACATCCGTCCCGCCTGGATCTTCAGTTCGTCGAAGGGGGCGTAGGCGATCCACCCGTCACGCAGCGCGATGCCGGTGCCCAGGCCCGATCCCGGGTTATCGACCCCTTGCTGCCCCAGCCGGTCGCCGGCGATGTGGGTGAAAAAGGTGAGCTTGGGGACCACCTGTCCCTGCACGGAGAGGTAGGCGCGCCGCACCATGAAATCGTTCATGTGGGGGGCGTCTTCCTCGTGGATCGACTGGTACCAGCCCTGGACCCGGGCGCCCACATCGAACCAGGTATCCTCGTCGATCTTCGTCTTCACGCCGCCCAGGGCGGAAGCGGCGCCCGCGTGGAGCAGAAACGCCGCCGCGACCAGCGTCGTCAGCCGCCGCAGCCCCACGGCAGGGGCGCGCAGAGCACTACGATATTCCGGAACATCCAAAGACATTTCCCATTCCTTTCGCCATGGTCCCCGGGCCGGCATGCCGGCTCCCGCGCCCGCCCATGCGGCGGCGCGGCGTCGATCCGGCCCAAGGGTACCGTCAGAGTTACAGCGGAGTCTGCGAAAGGGGAGGAAGGCGGGATTACAGCGGAGGATGCACGAGACCCGATGTGCGCCTTGATTTCCCTTTGCGGCCGACCGCCGCCGGTGGAGAATCGGGCTTCCCGCACGGGGAGCCAGCGAGATCACATCAGCGTCAATAGCGGAATACGAACTTCACGGCGCGGCCTCCTTTCTCGAGAAATCGGGCCCTATCATGACCCACCGGCATTTGAAGTCAAGAAATTTTTTTCGCTTCGCGATTCCCGATTTGGGATAATGCCGTCGTGCCCGCCCCTGCGGGCGGGAAGAGCCCGGGTCGCGGACCCGGCCGGATCCCGTGGACCTGGAGCGCCGCCCGTGAGCCTTGACGTCGTCGTCCTTCTGACCATTATCGCCGCGGCTTTCGCCCTGTTTGTCGGCGGGTGGCTCGGCGCCGACCTGGTGGCCCTGCTCGTCCTGGCGGCGCTGGGGCTCACGGGGCTGGTCACCCCCGCGGAGGCCCTCTCCGGTTTCAGCAGCCCCGCGGTCGTGACGGTATGGGCGATGTTCATCCTCTCCGCAGCCCTCTCGCGCACCGGCATCGCGCACCAACTGGGACGCCCGCTGCAGCGCTTCACCCGCCGGAGCGAGCTCGCCCTGATGACGGCCCTGATGGTCGCGGCCAGCCTCCTTTCGGCCCTGATAAACACGGTCACGGTGGCCGCCGTCCTCCTCCCGGTGGCCATGGACCTTTCCCGGCGCAGCGGGCGCCCGCCGGGCCGGCTGCTGATGCCGCTGGCTCTGGGGAGCCTGCTCGGCGGCCCCTTCACCGGGATCTCCACCCCGCCCAACATCCTGGTCACCGACGCCCTGCGCGCGGCCGGGCTGCGCCCCTTCGGGCTGTTCGAGTTCACCCCCATCGTCGCCGCCGTCGTGGTCTCCGGCGTCCTCTACATGGCGCTGGTCGGGCGCCGCCTGCTCCCCCGGCGCAAAGGCGGGGCGGGAGCGGAGGATTCCCCCCTCAGCCCCTCCTACCAGCTCGAGACCCACCTCTTCACCACCCGCATCGCCGGCGATTCCCCCCTGCGGGGACGCACCCTGGCCGAGAGCCGGATCGGCTCGACCCTCTACCTGACCGTGGTGGCGCTCGAGCGGCGGGGGAAGCTGATCCTGGCCCCCCGCCCGACCGAGGTCCTCGAACCGGGCGACCTGCTCATCGTCCACGGGCGGGCGGACCACGTCCAGCGCCTCGACGGTGGCCAGCACCTGGTGATCGAGCCGCCGGGACCGGAGGAGGAACTCCTGTCCGGGCGCCTGCTGGTCGCCGAGGCCGTCGTTGCCGCACACTCCCCCCTGGCGGGGGCCACGATGGCGGCGAGCGACCTGCGCCGGATCCACCGGGTCCATTGCCTCGACCTGCCCGGCCCGGCGGGCGAAGGGGAGCGCGACCCGGGCCGGAAGGTGCTCGAGGCGGGGGACCGGCTCCTGCTCCAGGGGGAGCGCGAATCGCTCGAAGAGATCGCCCGAGCGGGGATCGTGGAGGATTTGCGCTTTTTCTCCCCGGCCCAGGCCCACATGCTGGCCGGCTGGCGGGCCGGGCCGCTCGCCGTGCGGATTCCGGCCGGGTCGGTGCTGGCCGACCGCAACCTCGCCGAGAGCCGCCTGGCCGCCCCCTACGGGCTGTCGGTCGTCGGGATCGCGCGCGCCGGCGAACTGATCTGCATGCCCGCCCCGGAGGAAAAGGTGCTGGCCGCGGACTTGCTCCTGCTGCAGGGTTCGCCCCGCGACCTGGATGCGCTGCGGGGACTCGAGGACCTGAGGATCGCGGCCCCCTCCTCGAGCCTGGTGGCCGAGCTGGAGTCGCAGGAGATCGGCATCACCGAGGTTCTCCTCTCCCCCCGGACCACCCTGGCGGGGCGCACCCTGGCGGACCTGCTCTTCCGCGAGCACTACGGGCTGAGCGTGCTCGCCGTCTGGCGCCGGGGGCGCGCCCACCGGACGGGGCTGCAGTACCTGCCGCTGCAGTTCGGGGACGCGCTGCTGGTCTACGGCCGGCGCAAGAGCCTCGAAGCCCTCGCGCGCGACCGCGATTTCCTCGTGCTCGACAAGGCCGCGGCCCGCACGCCGCGGCTCGAGAAGGCGCGCGCCGCCGCCGCCGTCATGCTGGGCGTCATCCTCGCCGCCCTGTCGGGGGCGGTCCCCATCTCGATCGCCGCCCTGGCCGGCGCCGCCCTGGTGGTGCTTCTCGGGTGCCTGAGGATGGAGGAGGCGTACCGCGCGATCGAATGGAAGGTCGTCTTCCTCATCGCCGGGATGCTGCCGCTGGGCCTGGCGATCGAAAAGACGGGGCTGGCCGGGATGGCCGCCGGCGCCGTGATCGGGGCCGTGGGGGACCTGGGCCCCCGCTTCATCGTCGCCGCGCTCTTCGCCGTCACCGTCCTGTTCGTGCAGGTGGTGCACCCCTCGGCCATGGCGGTGTTGATGGCGCCCGTCGCCCTCAGCGTGTCCGCCTCCACGGGCCTCTCCCCCCACCTGCTGGTGATGACGGTGGCCGTGGCCGCTTCCGCCAGCTACGCCAGCCCCCTGTCCCACCCCGCCCACCAGCTCGTCATGGGTCCGGGCGGCTACCGTTTCACCGACTACGTCAAGGTCGGCGCCCCCCTCACCCTGGTCGTGATGGCCGTGGCCGTCATGCTCCTCC
It encodes:
- a CDS encoding SLC13 family permease; amino-acid sequence: MPSCPPLRAGRARVADPAGSRGPGAPPVSLDVVVLLTIIAAAFALFVGGWLGADLVALLVLAALGLTGLVTPAEALSGFSSPAVVTVWAMFILSAALSRTGIAHQLGRPLQRFTRRSELALMTALMVAASLLSALINTVTVAAVLLPVAMDLSRRSGRPPGRLLMPLALGSLLGGPFTGISTPPNILVTDALRAAGLRPFGLFEFTPIVAAVVVSGVLYMALVGRRLLPRRKGGAGAEDSPLSPSYQLETHLFTTRIAGDSPLRGRTLAESRIGSTLYLTVVALERRGKLILAPRPTEVLEPGDLLIVHGRADHVQRLDGGQHLVIEPPGPEEELLSGRLLVAEAVVAAHSPLAGATMAASDLRRIHRVHCLDLPGPAGEGERDPGRKVLEAGDRLLLQGERESLEEIARAGIVEDLRFFSPAQAHMLAGWRAGPLAVRIPAGSVLADRNLAESRLAAPYGLSVVGIARAGELICMPAPEEKVLAADLLLLQGSPRDLDALRGLEDLRIAAPSSSLVAELESQEIGITEVLLSPRTTLAGRTLADLLFREHYGLSVLAVWRRGRAHRTGLQYLPLQFGDALLVYGRRKSLEALARDRDFLVLDKAAARTPRLEKARAAAAVMLGVILAALSGAVPISIAALAGAALVVLLGCLRMEEAYRAIEWKVVFLIAGMLPLGLAIEKTGLAGMAAGAVIGAVGDLGPRFIVAALFAVTVLFVQVVHPSAMAVLMAPVALSVSASTGLSPHLLVMTVAVAASASYASPLSHPAHQLVMGPGGYRFTDYVKVGAPLTLVVMAVAVMLLPVLWPP